The segment CGCGCACGATGTTCCGGTCGGGCAGGGTCGCGTCGGATGACGACCAATTTCCGTTTGTCGACCCCTGTTGCCAGGCCACCTCCGATAGGCGGCGGCGCGATTCGAGTGGTTCGAATGTGAAGACCCAATGCCGACGCGGACCCCGTGCGGACCGCCGCTGGGCGGGATCCGACTTGAAGATGATGTGTTTCTCCCCCCGCTTCCTCGGTCAAAACGCACCGTCAAACTGCCCAAATCGTGGACACCGGCTTTCTGCGGTACCGCGCGCCGCTCGTAGCCGTCGCGGGCTGTCGCCGACCACGCGATCCGGTAGACTGCGTGGTCAATATGGTCGAGCTATCCCCTGACGAGGCCCGGATCCTGGGCGTGCTGATCGAGAAGGCGTTCACGACGCCCGAGCTTTACCCGCTGACGCTGAACGCGATCGTCAACGGGTGCAACCAGCGGAATAACCGCGATCCGGTCACGGCCATCACCGAGGACGCGGCTCGCGCGGCCCTGGAGGACCTCAAGGGGATCGGGCTCGTGGCGCAGGTCGACCAGATGGGCGCCCGCGTCCCCAAGTACCGGCACCGCGGCCCGGAGGCGCTGCACGTCGGGCCAGCGTTCCAAGCGGTGCTGGCCGAGCTCCTGCTGCGCGGCCCGCAGACGCTCGGCGAGATCCGCACGCGCGCGTCGCGCATGGTGCCGATCGACTCGCTGGAGGCGACCGGTGAAATCGTCCGGACCCTGTGCGAGCGCGACGAGCCGTACGCGGGCCGGTTGCCCCCGATCGCCGGCTCGCGGGCCGAGCGGTACGTCCAGCTCCTCTGTCCCGACCTGCACGGTGCCGCAGTGGCGAGCGGCGAGGCTGCGGCGGGATCCGACACGATCACCGAGGTTACGACCGACGATGCGCCGATGACCCGATCGGCTCTGGCCCAGCGTGTGACGGCGTTGGAGGCAGAAGTGCGTGCGCTGCGCGTGGCTCTGGCAACGCTGGCGGCCGCCGTGGGCGAACCCGACCCGATGGCCTAAAGGCTAGCGGACAAAACCTCAGCCCAATGTGCTATTTGTCATCCCGACCCTAGCGGTAGCGACCCGACCCATCTCCCATGGCCACGAACCGTCAGCCGGTCGAGATCCCTCAGGTCGCTACCGCTCCTTTCGGGATGACATGAGGTTTTGTCCGCTAGCCTTAAGCGTGGCGCACGCGGCTCAACGTAACGGCCAGTTCACTACGTCGTCCGACCATCCGAGGATTCGGCTACGTCTCCAACAGCGTCCTCCGCAAGTGCGC is part of the Tepidisphaeraceae bacterium genome and harbors:
- a CDS encoding YceH family protein, with amino-acid sequence MDTGFLRYRAPLVAVAGCRRPRDPVDCVVNMVELSPDEARILGVLIEKAFTTPELYPLTLNAIVNGCNQRNNRDPVTAITEDAARAALEDLKGIGLVAQVDQMGARVPKYRHRGPEALHVGPAFQAVLAELLLRGPQTLGEIRTRASRMVPIDSLEATGEIVRTLCERDEPYAGRLPPIAGSRAERYVQLLCPDLHGAAVASGEAAAGSDTITEVTTDDAPMTRSALAQRVTALEAEVRALRVALATLAAAVGEPDPMA